A window from Theobroma cacao cultivar B97-61/B2 chromosome 3, Criollo_cocoa_genome_V2, whole genome shotgun sequence encodes these proteins:
- the LOC18604528 gene encoding uncharacterized protein LOC18604528 has translation MPTYVKFLKDILAKKKRLGEYKTTALPKECSAIIQNKVPLTLKDPGALFFAKALSGLGASINLMPLSIYRKLGLGEIKPTSVTLQLADLSLTYPRGDYLHTTRALIDVEKGELTLRVQDQKVTFNIYRALIFPNDSDECFVVSAINSVTSEVFIENHPKYPLKASLVANSKRDDDELLEYVNMLDASSWILRA, from the exons ATGCCTACTTATGTGAAGTTTCTAAAAGACATCTTGGCCAAGAAAAAGAGATTGGGTGAGTATAAGACTACTGCACTTCCTAAGGAGTGTAGTGCCATCATTCAGAACAAGGTTCCACTAACACTCAAAGATCCTGGTGCATTATTTTTTGCTAAAGCTTTGAGTGGTTTAGGAGCTAGTATTAACCTGATGCCTTTGTCAATTTATAGAAAGTTGGGTTTGGGAGAAATTAAGCCCACCAGTGTGACACTACAACTTGCTGATCTATCTCTCACATATCCAAGAG GAGACTATTTGCACACTACTAGAGCACTCATTGATGTTGAGAAGGGAGAGCTTACCTTGAGAGTTCAAGACCAAAAGGTAACtttcaatatttatagagCTTTGATATTTCCTAATGATTCTGATGAATGTTTTGTAGTAAGTGCAATAAATAGTGTCACTAGTGAGGTATTTATTGAAAACCATCCCAAATATCCACTTAAGGCATCTTTAGTTGCTAATTCTAAGAGGGATGATGACGAGCTCCTTGAGTA